A genomic region of Candidatus Schekmanbacteria bacterium contains the following coding sequences:
- a CDS encoding glycosyltransferase: MKISIIIPAYNAEKTIGECLKALLDQTYGRESYEVIVVDDGSTDKTAGIAESLGAKVIRQKNAGPAAARNRGVDEAKGDIILFTDSDCVPAKDWIAQMTAPFEDSETGAVKGAYRTEQRSLVARFAQVEFEERFEMLKKADSIDMVDTYSAGYRKEIFLKAGGFDRSFPVANNEDTELSYKLSGLGVKMVFNPDAIVCHLNHPDTVLRYTRLKFWRGYWRMVVYRRFPDKMMKDTYTPQSLKLQILFLFLVAAGAFISLFYPLAGAYFVIIPAIGFFTISLPFIIFAFKKDLPVAMTAPFMLMLRALSIGCGVIWGLVF, encoded by the coding sequence ATGAAAATTTCAATCATCATCCCTGCTTATAATGCTGAGAAAACCATAGGTGAATGTCTTAAGGCATTGCTTGATCAGACCTATGGAAGGGAAAGTTATGAAGTAATCGTTGTGGATGACGGTTCCACTGATAAAACTGCCGGGATTGCTGAGTCGCTGGGAGCAAAAGTTATAAGGCAGAAAAACGCTGGTCCTGCGGCTGCGAGAAATCGCGGGGTTGATGAAGCGAAAGGTGATATCATTCTTTTTACTGATTCTGATTGTGTCCCTGCCAAAGACTGGATAGCACAGATGACAGCTCCTTTCGAAGACAGCGAGACCGGAGCAGTCAAGGGAGCTTACAGGACGGAGCAGAGAAGTCTTGTTGCCCGCTTTGCACAGGTTGAGTTTGAAGAACGATTTGAGATGTTAAAGAAGGCAGACTCGATTGACATGGTTGATACATATTCAGCCGGTTACAGAAAAGAAATATTCTTAAAAGCCGGGGGGTTTGACAGAAGTTTCCCGGTTGCAAATAATGAGGATACGGAACTTTCCTATAAGCTTTCTGGACTTGGCGTTAAAATGGTGTTTAATCCGGATGCAATTGTTTGCCACCTTAATCACCCTGATACGGTATTGCGTTACACAAGGCTTAAGTTCTGGCGCGGATACTGGAGAATGGTAGTTTACAGGCGGTTTCCTGACAAGATGATGAAGGACACATATACGCCGCAGTCGCTTAAACTTCAGATCCTTTTTTTATTCCTTGTTGCCGCCGGAGCTTTCATTTCGCTCTTTTATCCTCTGGCGGGAGCATATTTTGTGATTATACCGGCAATAGGTTTTTTCACGATAAGTTTGCCATTTATAATCTTTGCTTTTAAAAAAGATCTCCCCGTAGCAATGACTGCTCCATTCATGCTAATGCTGAGAGCCCTCTCAATAGGGTGCGGCGTAATATGGGGACTTGTATTTTAG
- a CDS encoding radical SAM protein, translating into MNVLLLNPPYLKKFSRPQRSPAVTKSGTLYYPMWLAYAAGALQKAGHEIDLIDAPADGYSFEEVIERGKRFSPDLIVLDTSTPSIYNDVDVAGRLKDIFPSSFIVLVGTHVSALSDEVIRIDGRVDAVARYEYDQTLVELAAVLSGKKDLKEVSGLSFRDGDKIIHNPQRAFTEDLDAFPFVSSVYKKFLKIENYFNPNALYPMVTITTSRGCPFPCTFCVYPQTLMGRKFRLRSIESVVAEMKYIVENFPQAKAVFFEDDTITVNKKRCEELAKSIIREKINISWTANARVGLDYDTMKIMKEAGCRCFCVGFESGSQLILENMKKKITVEDMEGFMKNARRAGILIHGCFMAGLPGETKETLMETLELAKRLKPDTVQFYPVMIYPGTEAYNWYKERGLISTDDFSKWLTPDGLHNTVIRTEKLSSAEIVKFCDYARRSFYLRPGYLLYKMMQMIMHPEEIKRTAKSARTFIKYLVKGSDISEKE; encoded by the coding sequence ATGAATGTACTTCTGCTTAATCCTCCATATCTTAAAAAATTTTCCCGTCCGCAGAGAAGCCCTGCTGTCACCAAGAGCGGCACACTCTATTACCCGATGTGGCTTGCCTATGCTGCCGGGGCGCTTCAAAAGGCGGGACATGAGATTGACCTAATAGATGCCCCTGCTGACGGGTATTCCTTTGAAGAAGTTATTGAGCGGGGGAAAAGATTTTCTCCTGATCTTATAGTCCTCGATACGAGCACTCCGAGCATTTATAATGATGTTGATGTTGCAGGAAGGTTGAAGGACATATTCCCCTCATCATTCATTGTCCTTGTGGGAACACATGTGTCGGCGCTTTCTGACGAAGTGATCCGCATTGACGGCAGGGTTGATGCCGTTGCACGTTACGAATATGACCAGACATTGGTTGAGCTTGCAGCAGTACTTTCCGGGAAAAAAGATTTAAAGGAAGTATCAGGTTTAAGTTTTCGTGACGGCGATAAAATCATTCACAATCCACAGAGGGCTTTTACGGAAGACCTTGATGCTTTTCCATTTGTGAGTTCGGTTTACAAGAAGTTCCTTAAAATAGAGAATTACTTTAACCCAAATGCCCTTTATCCAATGGTGACTATCACTACAAGCAGGGGATGTCCTTTCCCCTGCACATTCTGCGTTTATCCGCAAACCCTCATGGGGAGAAAGTTCAGGCTCCGCTCCATAGAGAGTGTTGTAGCTGAGATGAAATATATAGTTGAAAATTTCCCGCAGGCAAAAGCGGTCTTTTTTGAAGATGATACCATTACAGTAAATAAAAAAAGATGTGAAGAGCTTGCGAAGTCCATAATCAGGGAAAAGATAAATATCTCATGGACAGCCAATGCACGCGTGGGGCTTGATTATGATACCATGAAGATAATGAAAGAGGCCGGGTGCCGCTGTTTCTGTGTTGGCTTTGAGAGCGGCAGTCAGTTGATCCTCGAGAATATGAAAAAGAAAATCACCGTTGAAGACATGGAAGGGTTTATGAAAAATGCCAGAAGAGCCGGCATCCTTATTCACGGCTGTTTCATGGCAGGGCTCCCGGGGGAGACAAAAGAGACTCTCATGGAAACCCTTGAGCTTGCAAAAAGATTAAAGCCCGACACAGTGCAGTTCTATCCGGTGATGATCTATCCGGGTACAGAGGCTTACAACTGGTACAAGGAGCGGGGCTTGATCTCCACAGATGATTTTTCGAAGTGGCTTACCCCTGATGGTCTTCACAACACGGTAATAAGGACTGAGAAACTTTCTTCGGCTGAAATTGTAAAATTCTGTGATTATGCCAGACGGTCTTTTTATCTGCGCCCCGGATATCTCCTATATAAGATGATGCAGATGATAATGCATCCGGAAGAGATAAAAAGGACTGCAAAGAGCGCAAGGACGTTTATCAAGTATCTGGTAAAGGGTTCAGATATCAGTGAAAAAGAGTAA
- a CDS encoding DUF362 domain-containing protein, with translation MFRFDLLKVGSRGEIREKLFNTLETYNDLFPSSKSAKILIKPNLNSNMNALTGNTTDLRIVAAMIEYLREKGYGDITIGEGTNSGFYRSNISVISRLAVDRLANHYGVKVIDLNYSDKLEIDFENGIKADVARECVEADFFINMPKIKTHFEAGMSLSIKNLIGCLVGQDNKKKAHKSLARNILNINKVVKPHLHIVDGIISMEGLGPTRGTPVRTGVIITGTDPYLIDLVCAKIATFDYKKIGVLKAAADSGLITPEHRKFADEFDLSGISKKFIEPKANFFASFIHSPKRQKYFLAVRNTALFNYLCTTSFFGAILFKTGLRQDNYIKEEMFLEGLRFREDLCLEGCRKCADYCPVGISLPIELENTDNGCIGCLYCFLVCPVHAIEFKGKQGFLAEQLRQYDEITRKVT, from the coding sequence ATGTTTAGGTTTGATCTATTAAAGGTGGGATCAAGGGGGGAGATAAGGGAGAAGCTCTTTAATACCCTTGAGACCTATAACGACCTTTTCCCTTCTTCAAAGTCAGCGAAGATACTGATCAAGCCAAATCTGAATAGCAACATGAATGCACTCACAGGTAACACTACAGATCTGCGGATTGTCGCTGCCATGATAGAATATCTCAGGGAGAAGGGATACGGGGACATTACCATCGGGGAAGGGACGAACAGCGGATTTTACAGGAGCAATATCAGCGTTATCTCAAGGCTTGCCGTTGACAGGCTTGCAAATCATTATGGTGTGAAAGTAATTGACCTCAATTATTCTGATAAATTGGAGATAGATTTTGAAAATGGGATAAAAGCGGATGTCGCAAGGGAATGTGTTGAGGCAGATTTTTTTATAAATATGCCAAAGATCAAGACCCACTTTGAGGCAGGGATGAGTCTTTCCATTAAAAATCTTATAGGATGCCTTGTAGGACAGGACAATAAAAAAAAGGCCCATAAGAGCCTTGCCCGCAATATTCTTAATATTAATAAAGTTGTAAAACCACATCTCCATATAGTTGACGGCATAATATCAATGGAGGGGCTCGGACCTACGCGCGGAACGCCCGTAAGAACAGGTGTAATTATTACCGGAACTGACCCATACCTCATAGACCTGGTCTGTGCAAAGATCGCCACTTTTGATTACAAAAAGATCGGAGTACTTAAAGCTGCCGCTGATTCAGGTTTAATAACACCGGAGCACCGCAAATTTGCAGATGAGTTTGACCTTTCAGGGATATCGAAAAAATTCATTGAGCCTAAGGCTAACTTTTTTGCATCTTTCATACACAGCCCGAAGCGGCAGAAGTATTTTCTGGCGGTCCGCAATACAGCACTTTTCAACTATCTTTGCACAACATCCTTCTTCGGGGCTATTCTTTTTAAGACAGGGTTAAGGCAGGACAACTATATAAAGGAGGAGATGTTTCTTGAAGGGCTAAGGTTCAGAGAGGACCTTTGCCTTGAAGGATGCAGGAAATGTGCGGATTACTGCCCTGTCGGCATTAGTCTTCCTATTGAGCTGGAAAACACAGATAACGGTTGTATAGGATGTCTATACTGTTTTCTTGTCTGCCCTGTTCATGCGATTGAGTTCAAAGGGAAGCAGGGGTTCCTCGCGGAACAGCTTAGACAATATGATGAAATAACAAGAAAGGTAACATAA